The Dasania marina DSM 21967 genome contains a region encoding:
- a CDS encoding aminotransferase class V-fold PLP-dependent enzyme: MSIREQFPIFQHTNYLGSCSHGALSIQVRQAYESYLNDRDRYGARWDFWVEQLETARSTLAELIGCQPDELAVTPSVSNAVSSLASGIDFTGERNKIVCTDFDFPTTGQIWRAHEARGAEVVYVKASEDGTTIPFENFEAMIDERTAVVSIPHVCYRNGAKLDIKPIVELARSRGALVVLDSYQALGTIPIDVVELGVDVLLGGAQKYLLGSSGVGFMYVRNEIIQKLQPTTSGWFCQENINAMDIYANQPSMTARRFEGGTPNVPNLYAVIAGVKLIQSIGVDNIEKHIAELTEALKAGVKQRGFKLATHPDGRYHGPMIAIKSTDMYKLVATLAEEGIVTSCRDGNLRVSMHIYNNQADIEQLLQALTKHKNLLA, translated from the coding sequence ATGTCTATTCGTGAGCAGTTTCCGATTTTCCAGCACACAAATTATTTGGGCAGTTGTTCCCACGGGGCACTGTCTATTCAAGTAAGGCAAGCGTACGAAAGTTATCTGAATGACCGCGACCGCTATGGCGCCCGCTGGGATTTCTGGGTAGAGCAACTTGAAACGGCTCGTAGCACTTTAGCTGAGCTGATTGGTTGTCAGCCCGATGAGTTGGCCGTTACGCCGTCTGTTAGCAATGCGGTTAGCTCTTTGGCCAGTGGCATAGACTTTACCGGTGAGCGCAATAAAATTGTTTGTACAGATTTTGATTTCCCAACGACGGGGCAAATTTGGCGAGCGCATGAGGCACGTGGTGCCGAGGTGGTTTACGTAAAAGCCTCTGAGGACGGTACCACCATACCGTTTGAGAATTTTGAGGCGATGATCGATGAGCGTACAGCGGTGGTATCTATCCCCCACGTCTGCTACCGAAACGGTGCCAAGCTAGACATTAAGCCCATTGTGGAGCTCGCTCGCAGTCGAGGGGCGCTGGTGGTGCTAGACAGTTACCAAGCATTGGGAACCATCCCGATTGATGTCGTTGAGCTGGGAGTGGATGTATTGTTGGGTGGTGCCCAAAAATATCTGTTGGGTTCCTCCGGTGTTGGTTTTATGTATGTGCGCAACGAGATAATACAGAAATTGCAACCCACTACCAGCGGTTGGTTTTGCCAAGAAAACATTAATGCAATGGACATCTACGCCAATCAACCATCTATGACGGCGCGTCGTTTCGAGGGGGGCACCCCGAATGTACCGAACCTCTATGCGGTTATTGCCGGCGTCAAGTTGATACAGTCCATTGGTGTGGACAACATTGAAAAGCACATTGCAGAATTGACGGAAGCATTGAAGGCAGGGGTGAAGCAGCGAGGTTTTAAACTGGCAACACATCCTGATGGCCGCTATCACGGCCCTATGATTGCAATCAAATCTACCGATATGTATAAATTGGTTGCCACACTAGCAGAGGAAGGGATTGTTACTTCATGTCGAGATGGAAACCTGCGTGTGTCCATGCACATCTATAACAACCAGGCAGACATTGAGCAGCTGTTGCAAGCACTAACGAAGCACAAAAATCTATTGGCATAG
- a CDS encoding poly-gamma-glutamate hydrolase family protein, translated as MLLSLSGLLKKFNPLRNIMAKKGGVGLRSLRRDKYANYGELSAQQREGIDFQVRQANLYSKVAIIAPHAGRIEPGTSGITRAIAGEELSYYLFEGRRWCKNFSHLHITSTNFDEPKAVAMAESSQAVVTVHGCVIPNRRIYVGGYNEALKETITEALTALGYRCDFHPKLSGYGDSNICNRGESGGGVQLEFTALLRMQLFINKMLGGKQLFNLAAAIRYACLDVTEQAESY; from the coding sequence ATGCTATTGAGTCTGAGTGGATTATTAAAAAAATTTAACCCCTTACGAAACATTATGGCGAAGAAGGGTGGTGTTGGGCTGCGATCTTTAAGGCGGGATAAGTACGCAAATTATGGAGAGCTATCAGCGCAGCAGCGGGAGGGGATCGATTTTCAGGTTCGCCAAGCTAATCTATATTCAAAGGTTGCAATTATCGCCCCTCATGCCGGTAGAATAGAGCCCGGCACCTCTGGCATTACTAGAGCCATAGCCGGAGAAGAGCTTTCCTATTATCTTTTTGAAGGGCGTCGATGGTGTAAGAATTTTAGCCACTTGCATATTACCAGTACAAATTTTGATGAGCCTAAAGCTGTGGCTATGGCTGAGAGTAGCCAGGCTGTGGTAACTGTGCATGGTTGCGTCATTCCAAATAGGCGAATTTATGTTGGTGGATACAACGAAGCGCTTAAGGAGACAATAACCGAAGCGTTAACTGCGTTGGGCTATCGTTGTGACTTTCATCCAAAGCTTAGCGGCTATGGTGATAGTAATATCTGTAATCGCGGCGAATCGGGTGGCGGTGTGCAACTGGAGTTTACTGCTTTATTACGCATGCAGTTGTTCATTAATAAAATGCTTGGTGGAAAACAGCTGTTTAATTTGGCGGCGGCTATACGCTATGCCTGCTTGGATGTAACCGAGCAAGCAGAGTCATACTAA
- a CDS encoding gamma-glutamylcyclotransferase family protein, protein MHRVFVYGTLRNSGANNMFMSDSVYLGEHKTTAEYAMVDLGFCPGVVGQGDSVITGEVYAVDDEALASLDMLEGHPVIYCRELISTCWGDAWMYLYQQSNTLDRKIVSGDWMQYLKGTEPCY, encoded by the coding sequence ATGCATAGAGTATTTGTCTATGGCACCTTACGTAATAGCGGCGCCAATAATATGTTTATGAGCGATTCGGTCTATTTAGGTGAACATAAAACCACTGCGGAATATGCCATGGTGGATTTAGGGTTTTGCCCTGGTGTAGTAGGCCAGGGTGATAGCGTTATTACAGGTGAAGTTTATGCCGTAGATGATGAGGCACTGGCATCGTTAGATATGTTGGAGGGGCACCCTGTGATCTATTGCCGAGAGTTGATATCAACCTGCTGGGGTGATGCATGGATGTATCTGTATCAGCAATCTAATACGTTAGATCGAAAAATAGTTTCAGGGGATTGGATGCAGTATTTAAAAGGAACTGAGCCATGCTATTGA
- a CDS encoding ankyrin repeat domain-containing protein, with protein MNQTNLALQYRSIPAGVIQTSLDNFSGRCYVPYWSLMNNEDLHFPFMQGSVTGSIFAAEVIESFRKHSAFIPLRRAELAIRRNEALDCLAQQSLYLDQPEYILQPETWPQGLLNLAVVYGNSAAVEYLVQQYEVNPADGLMAAIAEQQIGMVYLLVKLGASINEPLPEGAGWPLDFALRVDKPSVELVRLLLKLGADMHVRDKRGNNAQYYAKKSSRRVRAAMCELLGQTMESFNNKELTMLDAEQLADQKYSAECISQLGQKLLGFIATGISREDRDSLDELVQPLIAEASELAFGYLLQAFKKECGVDRGAALSRPSPVAEALFHVNFQVPENIQGYIEVAQISYAHRGAYRWRAIAVLGQMNNQAAQEGLRHLVPDIQQGVLSRYKQGKPAFLKSETIEDQEDVLGLTAKPINNAGYLLEWLPCADMELAFELSQAFSKTSALLKRLDNIDEAFAANEQQALLASLLQERRIDLPARTPTRRDNVWCLFFTDEIPSYEWHVLVHYNTVMAIAWLVYLYTSKPEWIEGVVNDDIYVGDIVKMPANRRRQASFKQEKLALIIDNGLSKLDSWKLVSRRHGDIFTLESVELLRAAGVEEYLKQHGDSRRCIRFNTMWCNILEQFRTQSQQPEPICLSASSPMIGMISMRGEVDVTDRIKALVRTENA; from the coding sequence ATGAATCAGACTAACTTGGCTTTACAATATCGTTCAATTCCAGCAGGGGTCATCCAGACCAGTTTAGATAATTTTAGTGGCCGTTGTTATGTGCCCTATTGGTCCTTAATGAATAATGAGGATCTTCATTTTCCCTTTATGCAGGGGAGTGTCACCGGCAGTATCTTTGCTGCCGAGGTGATCGAATCCTTCAGAAAACATTCAGCCTTTATACCTTTAAGACGAGCAGAGCTGGCGATCAGGCGTAATGAGGCGCTGGATTGTTTGGCTCAACAGTCTTTATACCTAGATCAACCAGAGTACATCCTACAGCCTGAGACTTGGCCGCAGGGTCTATTAAATTTGGCTGTTGTTTACGGTAATTCGGCGGCAGTTGAATACTTGGTGCAGCAATATGAAGTGAACCCCGCCGACGGCCTTATGGCGGCAATCGCCGAGCAGCAAATAGGTATGGTGTATTTGTTGGTGAAACTAGGGGCGAGTATCAATGAGCCCTTGCCGGAAGGGGCTGGTTGGCCGTTAGATTTTGCATTGAGGGTTGATAAGCCCAGCGTAGAGCTGGTGCGCTTGCTGTTAAAGCTAGGTGCAGACATGCATGTGAGAGATAAGCGGGGCAATAACGCCCAGTATTATGCCAAAAAGAGTTCGCGCCGAGTTAGGGCTGCTATGTGTGAGTTACTGGGGCAAACAATGGAATCATTCAATAATAAGGAATTGACTATGTTAGATGCAGAACAACTTGCTGATCAAAAATATTCGGCTGAATGTATAAGCCAGCTCGGCCAAAAGTTATTGGGGTTTATCGCTACTGGCATTAGCCGAGAAGATCGGGATAGCTTAGATGAATTGGTGCAGCCGTTAATAGCGGAAGCCAGTGAATTAGCGTTTGGGTATTTACTGCAGGCTTTTAAAAAAGAGTGCGGCGTTGATCGCGGTGCGGCTTTAAGCCGGCCTTCGCCGGTAGCAGAGGCTCTGTTTCATGTTAATTTCCAAGTGCCGGAAAATATCCAGGGTTATATAGAGGTGGCACAAATCAGTTATGCCCACCGCGGTGCCTATAGATGGCGTGCGATTGCCGTGTTGGGTCAAATGAATAACCAGGCAGCACAAGAGGGACTAAGGCATTTAGTGCCGGATATTCAGCAAGGGGTGTTATCGCGCTATAAGCAGGGTAAGCCAGCTTTTTTAAAGTCAGAAACTATTGAAGACCAAGAAGATGTATTGGGGCTGACTGCAAAGCCAATTAATAACGCAGGTTATTTGTTGGAATGGCTACCCTGCGCTGATATGGAGTTAGCTTTTGAGTTATCTCAAGCGTTTAGTAAAACGTCTGCATTATTAAAACGGCTCGATAATATTGATGAGGCGTTTGCTGCCAATGAACAACAAGCCTTACTTGCTAGTTTGTTGCAAGAGCGCCGTATCGATTTGCCAGCACGCACGCCTACACGTCGGGATAATGTGTGGTGTTTGTTTTTTACCGACGAGATACCCTCCTATGAATGGCATGTGCTAGTGCACTACAACACGGTTATGGCAATAGCGTGGTTAGTGTATTTGTATACAAGTAAACCGGAGTGGATAGAGGGTGTGGTAAATGACGATATCTATGTTGGCGATATAGTAAAGATGCCTGCAAATCGTCGTAGGCAAGCATCATTCAAGCAAGAAAAACTGGCTTTAATTATCGATAACGGCTTATCCAAGTTGGATAGCTGGAAGTTGGTGAGTAGGAGGCATGGCGATATTTTCACTTTAGAGTCTGTTGAGTTATTACGGGCCGCAGGAGTGGAAGAGTACTTAAAACAGCATGGCGACTCACGCCGCTGTATCCGATTTAATACGATGTGGTGCAATATTTTAGAACAATTTCGCACCCAGTCGCAGCAGCCTGAGCCGATATGCCTTTCCGCCAGTAGCCCTATGATAGGAATGATATCTATGCGGGGCGAAGTGGATGTGACTGATCGGATTAAAGCGCTTGTGAGAACGGAGAATGCATAG
- a CDS encoding ArsR family transcriptional regulator encodes MFIAKGILKAESQEKALLYLFTRKEGYAKAIADFYQCPVTPIVNQLNAMEDDGIVVSKLVGRSRVYQLNTRAPLYSVLEELLRSTLALYPKNIAQSLIMNRIKPRAKRKPIINVRERVND; translated from the coding sequence ATGTTTATTGCCAAAGGGATACTGAAAGCCGAGAGCCAGGAAAAGGCCCTGCTTTATCTTTTTACAAGAAAAGAAGGTTACGCCAAGGCTATTGCTGACTTCTATCAATGCCCGGTAACGCCCATTGTCAATCAGTTGAATGCTATGGAAGACGATGGCATTGTTGTAAGCAAACTGGTTGGTAGATCCAGAGTCTACCAGCTAAATACCCGTGCCCCACTCTATAGCGTACTGGAAGAGTTATTGAGATCGACCCTAGCCCTCTATCCAAAAAATATTGCGCAGAGCCTAATCATGAACCGCATAAAACCCAGGGCCAAACGCAAGCCCATCATTAATGTTAGAGAGAGGGTTAATGACTAA
- a CDS encoding sodium-dependent transporter, whose protein sequence is MARRQIFSSNTATLLTMAGAAIGLGNVWRFPYMMGSYGGSAFLFVFLIFMLIFAVPAITGEWALGRETRSGAVGSFAKAVGPIWGRIIGYLLIFGVLVANSYYLIVIANVVFSSFFSVVYGFSDETIPAYKELLSDGATQYSIAASLLLLALFVVYRGLNKGIEKVSKIFVPFFFVIMVSLISAVFSIDGAMAHAAEFLKPDFTRLTFKSIFAAMGQAFFSVGLGGTYILIYGSYMRSEASLVKGAIFTGVSDTSAALLAALFVIPTILVFGLDLASGPQLIFVTLPHLFNQMPFGQIVGSFFLLAFSLVAYLSAIGAIEVIVGGVSDDFDKHKLTRNRVVVLFGCIELLLMIPTAFKPELIATLDLFFGSGLQVLGSCMALLALTWGLGRKKTLMQIFGRDDGIVPRFFFFWLQWVIPAALILVLIGYVYDMVNGG, encoded by the coding sequence ATGGCGAGAAGACAGATATTTTCATCCAACACGGCAACGCTTCTAACTATGGCTGGAGCGGCCATTGGCTTGGGCAATGTGTGGCGCTTTCCCTATATGATGGGATCCTACGGCGGGAGCGCGTTTCTATTTGTATTCCTAATTTTTATGCTTATCTTCGCCGTGCCTGCCATTACCGGTGAGTGGGCACTGGGCCGGGAAACCCGCAGTGGTGCGGTAGGCTCTTTTGCAAAAGCGGTAGGCCCTATCTGGGGACGGATTATTGGTTATTTACTAATATTTGGTGTTCTTGTTGCCAATTCCTATTACCTCATTGTAATCGCCAATGTGGTGTTCTCTAGTTTCTTTTCTGTAGTATACGGATTTAGTGATGAGACAATTCCGGCGTATAAAGAGTTACTTTCAGATGGTGCAACGCAGTATTCAATTGCGGCGAGTTTATTATTGCTCGCACTATTTGTTGTGTACCGAGGCCTAAACAAAGGCATAGAAAAAGTCAGCAAAATATTTGTGCCATTCTTTTTTGTCATCATGGTCTCCTTGATTTCGGCGGTATTCTCCATTGATGGCGCTATGGCACACGCGGCTGAATTTTTAAAACCTGATTTTACTCGGCTTACCTTCAAGAGTATTTTTGCGGCTATGGGGCAGGCGTTTTTCTCTGTGGGTTTGGGGGGTACCTATATTCTCATTTATGGCAGTTATATGAGAAGTGAGGCTTCCCTGGTGAAAGGTGCAATCTTTACCGGTGTTAGTGACACCAGCGCGGCCCTGTTGGCGGCTCTATTTGTGATCCCGACAATTTTGGTCTTCGGTTTGGATCTAGCGAGCGGGCCTCAGTTGATATTCGTTACCTTGCCGCATTTATTTAATCAGATGCCCTTTGGGCAAATCGTTGGCAGTTTCTTTTTGTTGGCATTCAGCCTAGTGGCTTATCTGTCGGCGATTGGTGCCATCGAGGTGATTGTGGGTGGTGTTAGTGATGACTTTGACAAACATAAACTAACCCGAAATCGGGTCGTCGTACTGTTTGGCTGCATCGAGTTGTTATTAATGATACCGACAGCCTTCAAGCCGGAACTCATTGCAACGCTTGATCTTTTTTTCGGGTCTGGGCTACAGGTGCTTGGCAGTTGTATGGCTCTACTGGCACTGACTTGGGGTTTGGGGCGTAAAAAGACCCTTATGCAAATTTTTGGCAGGGACGATGGCATAGTGCCCCGCTTTTTCTTTTTCTGGCTTCAGTGGGTTATTCCCGCTGCACTGATCTTAGTTCTGATTGGCTATGTTTATGACATGGTCAATGGCGGCTAG
- a CDS encoding ADP-ribosylglycohydrolase family protein: MELIDRVRGCLLAGAIGDALGAGIEFMAIDGIREEYGIEGITDFIPCYGVPVAITDDTQMTLFTAEGLLRYLVLSQLDNKSDIVSVLHQAYLRWLHTQGRGPSINICRDGWLIAEQGLWHQRAPGMTCLDALQTSTYLGQLASNDSKGCGAVMRMAPLGLVPSLEGKFKVACDAARLTHAHASGYLAAGALAMMVEAIVAGNNLQHAIEIAMGRVGQDNDSAELIAAVGKAVALAVTGKAPCPELVETLGAGWIAEEALAISVYCALMAKDMRHGLLLAVNHSGDSDSTGSITGNILGALWGEQAIPCNWLQRLELREVITQVADDLRAVASSITDDLMTRYLG; encoded by the coding sequence ATGGAATTAATTGATCGTGTGCGTGGTTGTTTGCTCGCTGGGGCTATTGGCGATGCCCTCGGTGCGGGCATTGAATTTATGGCTATTGATGGCATTCGCGAAGAGTATGGCATTGAAGGCATAACGGATTTTATACCCTGCTATGGTGTGCCTGTGGCGATAACCGACGACACCCAAATGACGTTGTTTACCGCGGAAGGCCTATTGCGATACCTTGTGTTGTCTCAGTTGGATAATAAGTCAGATATTGTATCGGTGCTACATCAGGCCTATTTACGTTGGTTACACACACAGGGAAGGGGGCCATCGATAAATATTTGTCGTGATGGTTGGTTAATTGCTGAACAAGGTTTATGGCATCAGCGAGCACCGGGAATGACATGTTTAGATGCGTTGCAAACCAGTACTTATTTAGGTCAGTTGGCGTCGAATGATAGCAAAGGTTGCGGCGCTGTTATGCGTATGGCGCCATTAGGCTTGGTACCTAGCTTAGAAGGCAAATTTAAGGTTGCCTGTGATGCTGCACGGTTAACCCATGCTCACGCAAGTGGCTACCTGGCCGCAGGTGCCTTGGCAATGATGGTTGAGGCGATTGTTGCTGGCAATAATTTGCAGCATGCAATTGAAATAGCTATGGGGCGGGTTGGGCAAGATAATGACAGCGCAGAGCTTATTGCTGCCGTGGGTAAAGCAGTGGCATTGGCAGTAACGGGTAAAGCACCTTGCCCCGAGCTCGTAGAAACATTAGGGGCGGGCTGGATTGCCGAAGAGGCATTGGCCATTAGCGTTTACTGCGCGTTGATGGCAAAAGATATGCGGCATGGCCTGTTGCTAGCGGTGAACCATAGTGGTGATAGCGATAGTACCGGTTCGATTACGGGCAATATCCTGGGGGCTCTCTGGGGAGAGCAGGCTATCCCCTGCAATTGGTTACAGCGTTTGGAGTTGCGAGAGGTTATTACTCAAGTTGCTGATGACTTGAGGGCTGTGGCATCAAGTATTACTGATGATCTTATGACGCGTTACCTAGGATAA
- a CDS encoding metallophosphoesterase gives MIKNESEQYDIIGDIHGHGDELIKLLEHMGYQLSESGYCHPNRKVIFLGDFIDRGEQLRQHQRLLNVVMPMVNNGHALAVMGNHEFNALAFHTKHEGEPLRSHTVKNIEQHQAFLNEYQDEPALKQTVLDFFWELPIWLELDGLRVIHACWHDEHIKTMKDIAPKRKLTHEILVEASTEGTAAYEALEVLLKGIEVELPEGIIFKDKGGHERTAVRVQWWNNGGTKLGDITAPTDIDIGDAADLPIPEHVRQYCSDAPPCFIGHYWLKGEPAPLAPNVACLDYSIAKEGKLVAYRWDGEHKLVSHHFSYVEN, from the coding sequence ATGATTAAAAATGAAAGCGAGCAATACGATATTATTGGCGATATTCATGGCCATGGTGATGAGTTGATAAAATTACTTGAGCATATGGGTTATCAGCTTAGTGAGAGTGGTTACTGTCATCCAAACCGTAAAGTTATCTTTCTAGGTGATTTTATTGATAGAGGGGAGCAACTTAGGCAACATCAGAGGTTATTAAATGTTGTTATGCCTATGGTTAATAACGGCCATGCTTTAGCGGTAATGGGAAATCATGAGTTTAACGCGCTGGCTTTTCATACCAAGCATGAAGGTGAGCCTTTAAGGTCACACACTGTTAAAAATATTGAGCAGCACCAAGCTTTCCTTAATGAGTATCAGGATGAGCCAGCCTTAAAACAAACCGTTCTCGACTTCTTTTGGGAGCTGCCTATTTGGTTGGAACTCGATGGCTTGAGGGTCATTCATGCTTGTTGGCATGATGAGCATATTAAAACAATGAAGGATATTGCGCCCAAGCGTAAGTTGACCCACGAGATATTGGTTGAAGCTTCAACGGAAGGTACTGCTGCCTATGAAGCTTTAGAAGTGCTACTAAAAGGGATAGAAGTTGAATTGCCTGAAGGGATTATTTTTAAAGATAAAGGCGGCCATGAGCGCACAGCGGTAAGAGTGCAATGGTGGAATAACGGCGGCACTAAGCTAGGAGATATAACTGCACCTACGGATATTGATATTGGTGACGCAGCCGATCTACCCATACCAGAACATGTACGACAATACTGCTCCGATGCTCCGCCATGCTTTATTGGCCATTACTGGCTGAAAGGCGAGCCCGCTCCGCTCGCACCTAATGTGGCATGCTTGGATTATTCTATTGCGAAAGAGGGTAAGTTAGTGGCGTATCGCTGGGATGGTGAACATAAGCTGGTAAGTCATCATTTTAGTTATGTTGAAAACTAG
- a CDS encoding HNH endonuclease, producing MPDSLHALHERAINSERKLQRITYQKQADLIHLLEECSALFRELAPRKRKLFLSHVVQELHAEQQGVCPLCGNKLTLDQFDVDHIIPWHWGGGNERSNLQITHPSCNRSKGNNIEDLQYLVQYLEDKVMNF from the coding sequence ATGCCAGATAGTTTACATGCGTTGCATGAGCGGGCAATTAACTCAGAAAGAAAGTTGCAGAGGATTACATACCAAAAACAAGCCGATCTTATTCACTTACTTGAGGAGTGCTCTGCGTTATTTAGAGAATTAGCCCCTAGAAAACGCAAGCTTTTTCTCTCCCATGTTGTGCAAGAGTTACATGCTGAGCAGCAAGGGGTCTGCCCTTTATGCGGAAACAAATTAACTTTAGATCAGTTTGACGTTGACCACATTATTCCTTGGCATTGGGGGGGAGGTAATGAACGTAGTAATTTACAAATAACCCATCCGTCCTGTAACCGGAGTAAAGGGAATAATATAGAGGATTTACAGTACCTCGTTCAGTATCTTGAAGACAAGGTTATGAATTTTTAG
- a CDS encoding TonB-dependent receptor produces MNRSSKKIGIQSLLVSNSLTTTSIAVLLSASSALADNRGSSLNLEEVLVTASKRGAAQRVQDLPQAIQAMGGNKLDILGATQFDQWATQISGLNFEDDGPGDKDYVIRGVNSDLGGTVGVYIDEAVVTGKFTQNGGGHQLDIKLHDMERIEVLKGPQGTLYGANSMSGTIRQITNKPSLNKTEASVDAELSSTKKAGDLNTVISGMVNVPIIEDVLGLRAVGWRHDTSGYVDNIRLGDDDINTEDVSGGRVHLAWQPSESFDLLFSYSTQDLESGGRSRFIPQGSAYPGSTSPLGSLPMPEIAPSGDFQNGEYARTPWNEDVGLVSLTANWNLDFGTFTTTYNQLKRDIDYAFDSTPILIAFGVPVPAVSEQSEDREITSMEVRFASNFEGPVNFVAGYFRQEEDLDFEIGVVTVDGNGDATGPLTASDADDFFLNGGNSIFGRTFTEDSVSSAAFGEVHVDLNSQWGLDIGGRWFDSEASTDSREIHPFVGFQGRDRVFQKRSVDDSKFTGKFNVSWAPTESELFYLAWSQGFRQGGVNSTIVLDPSVVLPDGFDSDELTNIELGFKTTWLDESLILNGAIYRTVWDNMQVEDSLSGFSFTDNIGETNIDGLEFDLTWKAGGNLELGLGGAFVDTELQDDEPVSVGIGRGLTGDELPMVPEFTGYAFAQYTQQLSNGLETFYYASTSYRGSTQTELNQDNPYYHEIDSYMTANLSATLMAENWKVTLFVNNATDEEGPVDVNENLDNALSYVPVTPRTFGVRTSYTFF; encoded by the coding sequence ATGAATAGAAGCTCGAAAAAAATCGGAATCCAATCTCTTTTAGTGTCAAATTCATTAACGACTACATCCATTGCGGTCCTGCTTTCTGCGTCTAGCGCTTTGGCTGATAACCGCGGCTCAAGTCTTAATCTGGAGGAGGTTTTGGTCACCGCCTCTAAGCGCGGCGCAGCGCAACGTGTTCAGGATCTGCCGCAGGCTATCCAAGCTATGGGCGGCAATAAATTGGATATTCTTGGCGCTACCCAATTTGATCAGTGGGCTACTCAAATATCAGGGCTCAACTTTGAAGACGATGGCCCTGGCGATAAAGACTATGTGATCCGAGGGGTTAACTCAGATCTCGGTGGTACCGTTGGGGTCTACATTGACGAAGCGGTTGTCACCGGCAAGTTCACCCAAAATGGCGGTGGCCATCAGCTAGACATCAAACTGCACGATATGGAGCGAATTGAGGTACTGAAAGGGCCACAGGGAACGCTCTACGGCGCCAACTCTATGTCGGGAACCATACGGCAAATCACCAATAAACCCAGCCTTAATAAAACAGAAGCCTCCGTGGATGCGGAGCTTAGTAGCACCAAAAAAGCTGGTGATCTTAATACCGTGATCAGTGGTATGGTTAATGTTCCTATAATTGAAGATGTTCTCGGGCTGCGCGCGGTTGGTTGGAGACATGATACGTCGGGTTATGTCGACAACATTCGCTTGGGCGATGATGATATCAACACTGAAGACGTTTCGGGTGGTCGAGTACATCTTGCTTGGCAACCCTCAGAGAGCTTCGATTTGTTATTTTCCTACTCAACCCAAGATCTCGAAAGTGGCGGCCGTAGCCGTTTTATACCACAGGGGTCTGCTTACCCTGGATCCACGTCACCTCTAGGCTCCTTGCCGATGCCAGAAATTGCTCCAAGCGGTGATTTTCAGAATGGTGAATATGCACGTACGCCCTGGAATGAAGATGTTGGCCTGGTTAGCCTGACAGCTAACTGGAATCTAGATTTTGGTACTTTTACCACAACATACAATCAACTGAAACGCGATATTGACTACGCTTTCGACTCCACCCCTATTCTTATCGCCTTTGGTGTTCCTGTTCCTGCGGTATCGGAACAGTCTGAAGATCGAGAGATAACCTCAATGGAAGTGCGGTTTGCAAGTAATTTTGAGGGCCCAGTTAACTTTGTCGCGGGTTATTTTCGTCAGGAGGAAGATCTTGACTTCGAAATTGGCGTGGTAACGGTGGATGGCAATGGTGACGCAACCGGGCCACTAACTGCGTCTGACGCGGATGATTTTTTCCTCAATGGCGGCAACAGTATCTTCGGCCGCACCTTCACAGAAGACAGTGTTAGCAGCGCCGCGTTTGGTGAAGTGCATGTGGATCTAAATAGTCAGTGGGGGTTGGACATCGGTGGGCGCTGGTTTGATAGTGAAGCCTCCACAGATTCTCGTGAGATACATCCTTTTGTGGGTTTCCAAGGTCGCGATCGAGTGTTTCAAAAGCGTAGCGTTGATGATTCCAAGTTTACCGGCAAGTTTAATGTTTCTTGGGCACCAACAGAAAGCGAGCTGTTTTATCTTGCCTGGAGCCAAGGCTTTAGACAGGGCGGTGTGAATTCCACGATTGTACTAGATCCTTCTGTGGTATTGCCGGACGGCTTTGATTCGGATGAATTAACAAATATTGAGCTAGGGTTTAAAACGACATGGCTAGACGAGAGCTTGATACTCAATGGTGCAATATACCGTACCGTTTGGGATAACATGCAAGTAGAAGACTCCCTTTCCGGGTTCAGCTTTACCGATAATATTGGTGAAACTAATATTGACGGTTTGGAATTTGATTTGACATGGAAAGCGGGTGGCAACTTAGAATTGGGGCTTGGTGGTGCTTTTGTCGATACTGAGTTGCAAGATGATGAGCCAGTCAGTGTAGGCATTGGCCGAGGTCTTACGGGAGATGAATTGCCGATGGTGCCAGAATTCACCGGCTATGCCTTTGCTCAGTACACTCAGCAGCTGTCTAACGGCTTAGAGACCTTCTATTACGCATCGACTAGCTATCGCGGCAGCACGCAAACGGAGCTTAACCAAGATAATCCTTACTATCATGAGATTGACAGCTATATGACTGCGAATCTTAGTGCCACGCTGATGGCAGAAAATTGGAAAGTAACGTTGTTTGTCAACAATGCTACCGATGAAGAGGGTCCTGTGGACGTCAATGAAAATCTCGACAATGCCTTGTCTTATGTTCCCGTTACTCCAAGAACGTTTGGCGTGAGAACCAGCTACACTTTCTTCTGA